Genomic DNA from Haloplanus aerogenes:
AGCCGTACGTCGCCATCGCGGCGACGCCGGAGTGATCGGCGCACGCCGAATCGGCGGGCTTTAGGGTCGCATCCTCCAGTGAACACGTATGAGCCACGAGGAGTTCCCCACGGAGCGGCCAGCGGTGGTGACCTGTGGGTTGCCCTACGCCAACGGCAACCTCCACATCGGTCACCTGCGAACGTACGTCGGCGGCGACGTGTACGCCCGCGCCCTGCGCAAACTCGGACAGGAGACGGCCTTCGTCTCCGGGTCGGACATGCACGGAACGCCCGTCGCGGTCAACGCCGAACAGGAGGGCGTCTCGCCCGAGGCGTTCGCCCTCGATTGGCACGAGATCTACGAATCGACGTTCCCGAAATTCGACGTCGATTTCGACAACTACGGCCACACCCACGACGCGACGAACGTCGAGATAACGACCGAGATCGTGCAGGCGCTGGAGGACAACGGCCACGTCTACGAGAAGGAGATCATGGTGGCCTACGACCCCGAGGAGGAGCAGTCGCTCCCGGACCGCTACGTCGAGGGGACCTGTCCCTACTGCGGCGAACGCGCCCGCGGTGACGAGTGTGACGAGGGCTGTGGCCGCCATCTCGAACCCGGCGAGATCGAAGATCCCGTGAGTACGATCACGGGCAACCCCGCCGAATATCGGGAACAGACCCACAAGTTCTTCCGCGTCTCGGCGTTCCAGGACTACCTCTCGGAGTTCATCGACCGGTTGGAGGGGACGCCCAACGCCCGCAACCAGCCCCGGGAGTGGATCGAGGGGGAACTCCGCGACTGGTGTATCACCCGCGACATGGACTGGGGCATCGACTACCCCGAGGGCGAGGGCGCGGACGACCTCGTCCTCTACGTCTGGGTGGACGCCCCGATCGAGTATATCTCCTCGACGAAACAGTACAGCGAGCGGGTCGGCGCCGACGCGTACGATTGGGAGGAGACGTGGCGTGAGGACGGTGAAATCGTCCACGTCATCGGTCGCGACATCATCCAGCACCACACGGTGTTCTGGCCCGCCATGTTGCGGGGTGCCGACTACAGCGAACCCCGCGCCGTGATGGCGAGCGGGTTCATCACGCTGAACGGCAAGGGGTTCTCCACCTCCCGCAACCGCGCGGTGTGGGCTGACGAGTATCTCGACGAGGGGTTCGATCCCGACCTCCTGCGCTACTACCTCGCCACCAACGGCGGCTTCCAGCAGGACGTGGACTTCTCGTGGGAGCGCTTCCGCGAACGCGTCAACAACGAACTCGTGGGGACGGTCGGCAACTTCGCGTACCGCGCGCTCCTCTTTGCCCACCGGGAGTTCGAGGGGACGCCGGACGCGGACCTCTCGGACGAGGTTCGGGAGCGCATCGAGACGGCAATCGACGACTTCGCGGCCGCCGTCAACGACTACTCGATCCGGGACGCAGGCGACGCCGCCGTCGCCCTCGCGGGATTCGGCAACGAGTACATCCAGCGCAACGAGCCGTGGAACCTCGTCGACGACGACCCGGAGCGCGCCGCACAGGTGATCCGCGACTGCATTCAGATCGCGAAGGCGGTCGCCGTCCTCTTCGCCCCCGTCGCGCCCGGCACCTGCGAGCGCCTGTGGTCGCAGGTGGGCGGCGAGGGTTCGGTCCACGACGTGACGGTCGACGCCGCGCTCGAACCCCCCGCGGCGGACCTCGACGAACCGGACGAACTCTACGAGAAGATCCCCGAGGAGCGAGTGGAAGAACTGAACGCGAAGCTAGAGGAGCGGGTAGCGGACGCGGAAGCAGAGACGGAATCCGACGACGAGAGTGATTCAGCAATGACCGACACCGACTTCGACCCCATCGAATCCGACCGTATCGACTTCGACACGTTCCAGGACCTCGACATCCGTGTCGGGGAGATTCTGGAGGCAGAAGGCATCGAGGGCGCGGACAAACTCGCGCGCCTCGTCGTCGACATCGGCGTCGAGGAGCGCCAGATCGTCGCGGGCATCAAACAGCTTCACGACCTCGACGAACTGCCGGGGACGCGCGTGATCGTCCTCGCCAATCTGGAGAAGGCCGAACTGTTCGGCATGGAGTCGAACGGGATGGTGCTGGCCGCGGGTGAGGAGGCCGACCTGCTGACGACGGTCGGAGACGCGGTGCCGGGCGAGCGGGTTCGATAACGCCCCGCTGGTCCTTCATCAACGTTTCTCGCCGCCGACCGCTTTTTTACTGCCTCCCGTCGAAGGGGCGGTATGCGACGAGCGAAGATCGTCTGTACGTTGGGCCCCGCCTCCGACGACCGGCAGACCATCCGCGAACTCGCGGACGCCGGCATGGCCGTGGCCCGACTCAACGCGAGTCACGGCACCCACGAGGACCGCGCAGAGTTGATCGACCGCATTCAGGACGTGGACGCGGCCATTGACGACCCGCTCTCCGCGATGCTCGACCTGCAGGGGCCGGAGGTGCGGACGGCCGCAATCGACGACCCTATCGATCTGCCGACCGACTCCACGGTCCGGTTCGTCGAGGGCGATACGGTGACGACGGAGGAGGTCGGCCTCTCCTACGCTATCTCCGCCGTCGATCCCGGCGACACCG
This window encodes:
- the metG gene encoding methionine--tRNA ligase, with protein sequence MSHEEFPTERPAVVTCGLPYANGNLHIGHLRTYVGGDVYARALRKLGQETAFVSGSDMHGTPVAVNAEQEGVSPEAFALDWHEIYESTFPKFDVDFDNYGHTHDATNVEITTEIVQALEDNGHVYEKEIMVAYDPEEEQSLPDRYVEGTCPYCGERARGDECDEGCGRHLEPGEIEDPVSTITGNPAEYREQTHKFFRVSAFQDYLSEFIDRLEGTPNARNQPREWIEGELRDWCITRDMDWGIDYPEGEGADDLVLYVWVDAPIEYISSTKQYSERVGADAYDWEETWREDGEIVHVIGRDIIQHHTVFWPAMLRGADYSEPRAVMASGFITLNGKGFSTSRNRAVWADEYLDEGFDPDLLRYYLATNGGFQQDVDFSWERFRERVNNELVGTVGNFAYRALLFAHREFEGTPDADLSDEVRERIETAIDDFAAAVNDYSIRDAGDAAVALAGFGNEYIQRNEPWNLVDDDPERAAQVIRDCIQIAKAVAVLFAPVAPGTCERLWSQVGGEGSVHDVTVDAALEPPAADLDEPDELYEKIPEERVEELNAKLEERVADAEAETESDDESDSAMTDTDFDPIESDRIDFDTFQDLDIRVGEILEAEGIEGADKLARLVVDIGVEERQIVAGIKQLHDLDELPGTRVIVLANLEKAELFGMESNGMVLAAGEEADLLTTVGDAVPGERVR